Within the Nicotiana tabacum cultivar K326 chromosome 11, ASM71507v2, whole genome shotgun sequence genome, the region TGATGCAAACAATCTCCCTTTCTCGAACCCCACCAATCAAATCTTCCCAATCAACGGTGGAGTTCCTTTGAACACCATTAACAACGTTGTCGACAACAACAATTATCCATTCCTTGCAGGCCTAAATGGCCAGCAACAAGCTAACACTATCCTGCAAAACAGCGGAAACAACAATGTAGTTAATGGTGATAACAACCAACCTTTTGTAACAGCCGGTCAGCTTCCTTCTGGCTTATCGCTTCAGCAGCTCATGTTTGGCTCTATTACTGTCGTTGACAATGAAGTAACCGAGGGGCACGAACTGGGATCAGCTGTTCTTGGCAGAGCACAAGGATTTTACCTGACAAGCTCTTCAGATGGCACCAGCCACACTTTAGCCTTGACAGCACTATTCCATGGAGAACACGATCATGAAGTGGATGATACCATTAGTTTCTTTGGAATTCACAGGACAGCCACACCAATTTCGCACATTGCCATCATTGGAGGGACTGGCAAGTATGAAAATGCTAAAGGATTTGCCACCATTGAAACTCTTCCTCACGTGGACCAACATACTACTGATGGTCTGGAGACAATTACCCACTTTACTGTCTACATCACCCCTTAAACAGCAGCATGTCTTCTAGATAAGGCGTTAATTCAACATGTTTTCTGTATTTTCGGAATCTTTACATTATGTACTTTGAAGCATATAATTTAATGGTTAATTGTGTTGGTGGTGTTATGATCTATATTAAAGCTCTTTTACACAGTCCAAAAAGGTGTATCCAACATGGAGTTTCATTTGGCCATCACATATTATGAAATACTAATTATGTATAAAAAGAAATATCTAATGAAAGGAAAGAACTTCCAAAATCTTATCCCTGGAAACTTTTTACACCaatacagcagcaacaggaaaagcAGTCACAAGGCAAAGTAGCTTGTAGCATTCCTTCTGGATGTTACATGTCTAAAAATATTACTCCTAGTATTTAACAAATTATGCACTAAAGTAAATCCAAAGCAAGAAATAATGGAATAACTTCTGCTCAGtgataatttcttttaaattttctgGCTCTCTGCCTTCAGAAATATACCAATGGAATTCATATTTTGTTGTTTACACCAAATCTCtctacatgcatcttcatgcatcaGCATGGGATTTCTACAGAAAAACAAGAattgcacaaagtgtttgatgAATATAAGAATAAATAGTGCCACATCTTTCAGATTCTCTACACAACATCCTATACTTTCAGATCAAAACTGCTGTTGGAAAAAACTAAATCTATTCCCAGTAACTTGAGGAGGGAAATAGTAGGAAACTTCAGCGGCCAAAAATCCCATTTTATATGCTTTCAATGCGAAGCTAATTCTGCAGCTAACTCATCAAACAAATATTTCTCTATTTCTCTACAAATGCTACTAAGTTCCTCCTCAACCTGCAACCATTTGGTTTCGTTTCCAATTGCCTTTCCGGACAAGTCCTTGTGCACTTCATTTTCCTGACTAACCAGCATCCTCCACAACTCTTCTTCAACATCAATTCTCCTCAATGCAGAACAACACCTTCTCTTCAAAGATTTTCCCCTTATGTAGATATCCAGAAACGAATGCAAAATCTCACTCAGCCCTGAATTTATGCGGTCAAACAAAAGCTTCCTCTCCGATTTTAGCCAAGATGTTTGCTTCCCGTACTTCTTCTCtaataagtcaaacagtgagggATTCACAGGGCAATCCAAAGAATGCCACGTCTCAAAGCACATTCCTAGGTTCATGCCATGCAAACTGGCCTCATCTAAAACATCAACCAGGTAGGAGAAGTCCCTGCTTTCTGCAAATTTGAAGTCCGTTAATACATTTTCACTATCTTGAAGGAGATCAAGAGACCCTCTCTCGGAGTGTTCATCATTTGAGACGCCCATTTCAGATCCTTCTGAATATGTTTCCTCGGAGTTGGTCTCAAGAAACTGAAGTTGCACTGCTACACCTTACAAGTTTAGAAGAGTGAAAATGAGATTGGATGAAACGCTATTGAAAACAATAGTTTACAAAGGTTTATGTCTACTTACTACATAAGCCATGGAATTCAGAAGTGCAGAGCTTCTCTTCCTGGAAAGGTGGCTCCAGAACTGAATTTGGACTACCCTGATCGGTTTCCTTCAAGTTTAAGTCTCTATATTCCGCACTATCTTTCTGCTTTCTGTTCATATACTTGCTGCTGATATCCAAAGGATTGCACAGGCCCGAGGTTCCAGTGTGCACACTGAATGAACTGTCAAAACTATGCTTGTCCCGTTCAGAGttcaaaaattgaggatttgtTTCTAGGTAATCCATAGCAAGCATTTCTCCATGACTCCTGTTTCTATGAGCTATTTCAACTTCCTGAAAATCATTCTTCAGTTTCCATCTTCCAATGATttgcttcttctcttctttggcaAAAGATGACCTTTTTGTAAAGGAATACAGAGTATCATCTTCTCTTCTCGTACTAAATAAATTTGAAGAAGGTGATTTCAGATCCTCGGCCTTCAGAAAAGTGTCGTTGATGTTTTCTGCTCTTGATGTGAGTTTTAAACTGTGATTAAGTTCGTGTTGTACAAGGTTCCTTGTCTGTACTATTTTCCGTGGAACTCTAACCCCATGTTTTAGAGGTTCCAAGCTATAAACACCATTTTCTCTTCCTGGTTTATCATTATCTACTTccccattttcatgttttctgaATTGGTTGTACTTCAAATCAACAGGATCGGATTCCACACCAGGCCTAAGAGAAAATGACTGGTTTTTGGTGTTACGAGACTTTCTAGAGCTAGGTTTGAGCGCAATAATTCTTCCAGACGGATGAAGCATGTTTCTGTTTGGATCAAACTCTGAGTTTATTTTCTTCAAGTGATGAATAGCACATTCTCCAACATCAT harbors:
- the LOC107777259 gene encoding dirigent protein 24-like — translated: MAKVSQLTSKTLQATFCILLLALTFGCASSARILDEVNQVADASSETDDPVVAPVVAPAATLPSNQLPATVTGPDSDVAPVADPSIPADTVAPPADLPAEPEPDSAPVVAPAASVAPPADLPDTGAAPVADAAPVTTPVHQTPGVATATPGGATVESPVLEHPTFSFFMHDILGGTRPSGRVVTGIVATSDANNLPFSNPTNQIFPINGGVPLNTINNVVDNNNYPFLAGLNGQQQANTILQNSGNNNVVNGDNNQPFVTAGQLPSGLSLQQLMFGSITVVDNEVTEGHELGSAVLGRAQGFYLTSSSDGTSHTLALTALFHGEHDHEVDDTISFFGIHRTATPISHIAIIGGTGKYENAKGFATIETLPHVDQHTTDGLETITHFTVYITP
- the LOC107777253 gene encoding uncharacterized protein LOC107777253 isoform X2, with the protein product MEQKHHTPSVIARLMGIDELPPQQPLPSKKRRVLSENYLRKTATIGLREKSSFSVGLSCGINTQKHQVVKHVFGVEMPDIYSRVKASQNAAKLKRQKYSDSSFTSMKEKHSYFKHSKGSSECLLSENTSRSLQRLGIGTTKDDVGECAIHHLKKINSEFDPNRNMLHPSGRIIALKPSSRKSRNTKNQSFSLRPGVESDPVDLKYNQFRKHENGEVDNDKPGRENGVYSLEPLKHGVRVPRKIVQTRNLVQHELNHSLKLTSRAENINDTFLKAEDLKSPSSNLFSTRREDDTLYSFTKRSSFAKEEKKQIIGRWKLKNDFQEVEIAHRNRSHGEMLAMDYLETNPQFLNSERDKHSFDSSFSVHTGTSGLCNPLDISSKYMNRKQKDSAEYRDLNLKETDQGSPNSVLEPPFQEEKLCTSEFHGLCTVQLQFLETNSEETYSEGSEMGVSNDEHSERGSLDLLQDSENVLTDFKFAESRDFSYLVDVLDEASLHGMNLGMCFETWHSLDCPVNPSLFDLLEKKYGKQTSWLKSERKLLFDRINSGLSEILHSFLDIYIRGKSLKRRCCSALRRIDVEEELWRMLVSQENEVHKDLSGKAIGNETKWLQVEEELSSICREIEKYLFDELAAELASH
- the LOC107777253 gene encoding uncharacterized protein LOC107777253 isoform X1 — encoded protein: MEQKHHTPSVIARLMGIDELPPQQPLPSKKRRVLSENYLRKTATIGLREKSSFSVGLSCGINTQKHQVVKHVFGVEMPDIYSRVKASQNAAKLKRQKYSDSSFTSMKEKHSYFKHSKGSSECLLSENTSRSLQRLGIGTTKDDVGECAIHHLKKINSEFDPNRNMLHPSGRIIALKPSSRKSRNTKNQSFSLRPGVESDPVDLKYNQFRKHENGEVDNDKPGRENGVYSLEPLKHGVRVPRKIVQTRNLVQHELNHSLKLTSRAENINDTFLKAEDLKSPSSNLFSTRREDDTLYSFTKRSSFAKEEKKQIIGRWKLKNDFQEVEIAHRNRSHGEMLAMDYLETNPQFLNSERDKHSFDSSFSVHTGTSGLCNPLDISSKYMNRKQKDSAEYRDLNLKETDQGSPNSVLEPPFQEEKLCTSEFHGLCSVAVQLQFLETNSEETYSEGSEMGVSNDEHSERGSLDLLQDSENVLTDFKFAESRDFSYLVDVLDEASLHGMNLGMCFETWHSLDCPVNPSLFDLLEKKYGKQTSWLKSERKLLFDRINSGLSEILHSFLDIYIRGKSLKRRCCSALRRIDVEEELWRMLVSQENEVHKDLSGKAIGNETKWLQVEEELSSICREIEKYLFDELAAELASH